A single window of Mugil cephalus isolate CIBA_MC_2020 chromosome 1, CIBA_Mcephalus_1.1, whole genome shotgun sequence DNA harbors:
- the apex2 gene encoding DNA-(apurinic or apyrimidinic site) lyase 2, producing the protein MRIVTWNINGIRTFKGGIKSILDSLDADIICVQETKVTRDLLDERTAIVDGYNSYFSYSRGRSGYSGVATYCKDSATPFAAEEGLTGLLTNHEGAVGSYGDHADFSSEELQLLDNEGRAVITKHRIMGKDKEQSVTVINVYCPRADPEKPERKQFKLQFYKLLQCRAEALLKDGSHVIILGDVNTSHRPIDHCDPTDIEDFGENPGRKWLNGFLRSGRQEQNQDEEEPDDESVVTDPLRDGKFVDTFRYFHPTRTNAFTCWSTLTGARQTNYGTRIDYIFADCQLAKEQFVAADIMPEVEGSDHCPVWGQLSCSLLPSSKPPPLCTRYLPEFAGKQQKLSRFLVKMDQKSTQSEQKDALPASQEEEERRENLNPLADGNVCGKKRLLKSDCVASKGKKIKTVNGSLKPQGSLLSFFKPAQTNVRQAEKALGVDKVTSTTGKASPVAGTKPEHTDLDGSPQLCTHSSTAETDKQTKTQHSAPKPTGGHPEAKKGASQVFWKSVLHGPPAAPSCKVHGEPCVLRTVKKEGPNMGKQFFVCARPQGHTSNPEARCNFFAWVDRGK; encoded by the exons ATGAGGATCGTTACTTGGAACATAAATGGCATCAGGACTTTTAAGGGCGGTATAAAAAGTATCCTGGACTCACTGGACGCAGACATTATCTGCGTTCAGGAGACTAAGGTGACAA GAGACTTGCTAGATGAAAGAACTGCCATTGTTGACGGTTACAACTCCTATTTCAGCTACAGTCGAGGACGCAGCGGCTACTCAG GGGTTGCTACTTACTGTAAGGACAGTGCCACTCCGTTTGCTGCTGAGGAGGGTCTCACAGGTCTGCTGACCAATCACGAGGGTGCTGTTGGAAGCTACGGTGACCACGCCGACTTTTCAAGTGAGGAGCTGCAACTTTTGGACAATGAAGGACGGGCGGTTATCACTAAGCACAGAATCAT GGGTAAGGACAAAGAGCAAAGTGTTACAGTAATTAACGTATACTGTCCAAGGGCTGACCCTGAAAAACCTGAACGAAAGCAGTTCAAACTGCAGTTCTACAAGTTGCTTCAGTGTCGGGCTGAAGCTTTACTGAAAGACGGGAG tcaTGTGATCATTTTGGGAGATGTAAACACATCCCACCGGCCAATAGACCACTGTGACCCCACTGATATT GAGGATTTCGGTGAAAACCCTGGGAGGAAATGGCTGAATGGCTTTCTGCGAAGCGGCAGACAAGAACAGAACCAGGATGAGGAAGAACCCGACGATGAATCGGTGGTAACAGATCCCTTGCGTGACGGAAAATTTGTGGATACCTTCCGCTATTTCCACCCAACTCGCACGAATGCCTTCACGTGCTGGTCCACCCTTACTGGAGCGCGGCAGACCAACTACGGCACACGCATTGACTATATATTTGCAGACTGCCAGCTGGCCAAGGAGCAGTTTGTGGCAGCAGATATCATGCCAGAGGTAGAAGGGTCAGACCACTGCCCCGTGTGGGGACAACTGAGCTGCTCTCTCCTTCCCAGCTCcaagcctcctcctctctgtacTCGCTACCTGCCAGAGTTCGCCGGCAAACAGCAGAAACTCTCACGTTTCCTCGTTAAAATGGACCAAAAATCAACTCAGTCAGAGCAGAAGGACGCCTTACCTGCATctcaagaagaggaagaaaggagggagaatTTAAACCCGCTGGCTGATGGAAATGTCTGTGGTAAAAAGCGGTTATTAAAATCAGACTGTGTCGCCTCTAAGgggaaaaagattaaaacagtTAATGGCTCCTTGAAACCGCAGGGCAGCCTCCTTTCGTTTTTTAAACCCGCACAAACAAACGTCAGGCAGGCAGAAAAAGCACTTGGTGTAGATAAAGTTACATCAACAACTGGGAAAGCGTCCCCAGTCGCAGGCACCAAACCTGAACATACTGACCTTGATGGCTCACCACAGCTCTGCACCCACAGCTCCACGGCcgaaacagacaaacagacaaagacacaacattCAGCCCCTAAGCCAACTGGGGGACACCCGGAAGCCAAGAAAGGGGCATCACAAGTGTTTTGGAAGTCGGTGCTCCACGGACCGCCTGCGGCGCCCAGCTGTAAGGTCCACGGGGAGCCCTGTGTGCTTCGCACTGTCAAAAAAGAAGGGCCGAACATGGGCAagcagttttttgtgtgtgcccgTCCTCAGGGACACACTTCCAACCCAGAGGCTCGATGTAATTTCTTTGCATGGGTTGACAgggggaaataa
- the zgc:162200 gene encoding protein bicaudal D homolog 2, translating into MLEADADPAGAAAEGEGEAEMGSRDLNAEVMRLTLELQEATEEKLQAARYGLVVLEESAALKVKHRQLEEEHEALKAELQQLREAFADSVSSQKRAAADGECREESLLQETATKEAAMATRIDEVQAELKQSRLALSNAHAEIERLGVLSAQLKKECECLEAEKGHLRDEMKEYKVRELRQLQDNGELEEENISLQKQVSVLKENQVEFESIKLELTHKNEEQEELRGQLEEAARLREIAERQLDEALEALKEEREQKNSLRRELSALTLNPFDSVGNLELHLDQLDDSQEEGQGREGEGEEENQDSGFNNGSGSASSSAHPPHLGGSKSNGLIHRYSTPRNSDVFLRAPASGLVSDLLSELHFSDSQKLKQQLLQAEREKSSLSSKVEELQMQLVMSKQALSQQEDKVGSLTQQLEAVQSTKHHDQDADDRRDDEPENGDGGIVAFDYEVDTKSKEVLEARMRSASEELLKLRDELSQAGTRYNTLEQRYKQEKDRWRAEAQELADKIRQCIKSSKQDQERIFDLEKEIGATRKVANDSEGHLSVAQEELLAFSEELSNLYHHICVCNNLTPKRVTLDYYRDGARSSGGGGSARRSHHIHPQPNTQKKPRPNDMFISKAAALQFMGEVDSAGPSGDSPSCPGSPTLDFRDPSNVRNLVAVIRCQIKHLRVAVDLCRQRGAMPYSGLSSSVESERDAESLMEEVLKLKSLLSTKREQIATLRTVLKANKQTAELALSNLKTKYETEKSMVSETMMKLRNELKALKEDAATFSSLRVMFASRCDQYVTQLDEMQRQLAAAEDEKKTLNSLLRMAIQQKLALTQRLEDLEAPLSPHSLNSSPRRSRAKELANKSGRAPRSPRSSPARPPLRSSPRASPVLGSSVPAMATHHLRALTRSLHTSPR; encoded by the exons ATGCTGGAGGCAGACGCAGACCCAGCAGGTGCAGCAGCGGAGGGAGAAGGGGAAGCAGAGATGGGGAGCAGAGACTTGAACGCGGAGGTGATGCGGCTGACTCTGGAGCTCCAAGAGGCCACAGAGGAAAAGCTACAGGCAGCCCGCTACGGCCTGGTGGTGCTGGAGGAAAGTGCTGCCCTCAAGGTGAAACACAGGCAGCTGGAAGAGGAGCACGAAGCCCTCAAAgcggagctgcagcagctcagagag gcATTTGCAGATTCTGTGAGCAGCCAAAAGCGTGCAGCTGCTGATGGAGAGTGCCGGGAGGAGAGCCTGCTGCAGGAGACTGCCACTAAAGaggctgccatggcaacccgCATAGATGAAGTTCAGGCAGAGCTCAAGCAGTCACGCCTTGCCCTGAGCAATGCTCACGCAGAGATCGAGAGGCTGGGGGTGCTCTCCGCCCAGCTCAAGAAG GAGTGTGAATGTCTGGAGGCAGAGAAGGGCCATCTGAGGGATGAAATGAAGGAATATAAAGTACGTGAGCTGCGCCAGTTGCAGGACAATGGTGAGCTAGAAGAAGAGAACATATCCCTGCAAAAACAGGTGTCTGTACTCAAGGAAAACCAG GTTGAGTTTGAATCGATAAAGCTGGAGCTGACCCACAAGaacgaggagcaggaggagctgcgAGGACAGCTGGAGGAGGCGGCGAGGCTGAGGGAGATTGCAGAGAGGCAGCTGGATGAGGCCTTGGAAGccctgaaggaggagagggagcagaAGAACAGTTTGCGGAGGGAGCTCTCCGCCCTGACCCTTAACCCCTTCGATTCAGTGGGGAACCTGGAGCTCCACTTAGATCAGCTTGATGATAGCCAGGAGGAGGGCCAGGGCCGAGAGGgcgaaggagaggaagagaaccaGGACAGCGGTTTTAACAATGGTTCTGGATCTGCTTCCAGTTCTGCTCACCCTCCTCACTTGGGAGGCTCCAAAAGCAATGGCCTCATCCATCGCTACTCTACTCCACGCAACAGCGACGTGTTCCTTCGCGCTCCCGCCTCTGGGCTGGTGTCAGATCTGTTGAGTGAGCTCCACTTCTCAGACAGTCagaaactgaaacaacaacTCCTTCAG GCAGAACGAGAGAAGTCAAGCCTGTCTAGcaaggtggaggagctgcaaaTGCAGCTGGTAATGTCTAAACAGGCACTCAGTCAACAAGAAGACAAGGTTGGCTCTCTCACCCAGCAGCTGGAAGCTGTACAGAGCACTAAGCACCACGACCAAGACGCTGATGACAGGAGAGACGACGAGCCAGAAAATGGAGACGGTGGCATTGTTGCCTTTGACTATGAGGTAGACACCAAGAGCAAGGAGGTTCTGGAGGCTCGCATGCGTTCGGCCAGCGAAGAGCTTCTGAAGCTGCGAGACGAACTGTCTCAGGCAGGAACTCGATATAATACCCTGGAACAGAGATACAAGCAGGAGAAGGACCGCTGGAGGGCAGAGGCCCAGGAGCTTGCTGACAAGATCCGTCAGTGCATCAAGTCCAGCAAGCAAGATCAGGAGCGCATCTTTGATCTGGAGAAGGAGATTGGAGCCACGCGGAAAGTGGCAAATGATTCCGAGGGCCACTTGAGCGTCGCCCAGGAAGAGCTGCTGGCCTTCTCCGAGGAGCTGTCCAACCTCTACCATCACATTTGCGTGTGCAACAACCTAACACCCAAACGAGTCACCCTGGACTACTACCGGGACGGCGCCAGGTCGAGCGGCGGGGGAGGCAGCGCACGGAGATCACATCACATCCACCCTCAGCCCAACACCCAGAAGAAGCCTCGACCCAACGACATGTTCATATCCAAAGCCGCGGCGTTGCAGTTTATGGGTGAGGTGGACAGTGCCGGACCCAGTGGAGACTCTCCTAGCTGCCCTGGATCCCCAACCCTGGATTTCAGGGACCCCTCCAATGTTCGCAACTTGGTAGCAGTCATCCGTTGCCAGATCAAACACCTCCGT GTGGCAGTGGACCTCTGCCGTCAGAGGGGTGCTATGCCTTACTCGGGGCTCAGCAGCAGCGTGGAGTCAGAGCGAGATGCTGAAAGCCTCATGGAGGAAGTTCTGAAGCTGAAGTCTCTTCTCAGCACCAAGAGAGAACAGATTGCCACCCTCAGGACCGTCCTCAAGGCGAACAAACAG ACTGCAGAGTTGGCCTTGTCCAATCTGAAAACCAAGTATGAGACAGAGAAGAGCATGGTGTCAGAGACGATGATGAAACTGCGGAATGAACTCAAGGCCCTGAAGGAGGACGCTGCCACCTTCTCTTCACTTCGAGTCATGTTTGCCAGTCG GTGCGACCAGTACGTCACCCAGCTGGACGAGATGCAGCGGCAGCTCGCAGCTGCGGAGGACGAGAAGAAGACACTGAATTCTCTGCTGCGTATGGCCATCCAGCAGAAACTGGCTCTCACTCAGCGTTTGGAGGACCTGGAGGCCCCCCTGTCTCCCCACAGCTTGAACAGCAGCCCCCGCCGCTCCCGGGCCAAAGAGCTCGCCAACAAGTCGGGCCGGGCCCCTCGGAGCCCCCGGAGCAGTCCTGCCCGCCCCCCGCTGAGGAGCAGCCCGCGGGCTAGCCCGGTTCTCGGGAGCAGCGTTCCCGCTATGGCTACTCACCACCTGCGAGCTCTAACCCGAAGCCTCCACACGAGCCCT CGCTGA